GGGTCCGTTGGCAGAGCTGTTTGGAATGAATAAAGCCCCAAGGCTGAGCTGCCCCCGTGTTGTGTGcgggcaggggtgggggggggtgcagAGCTGTGCCCCCCCTGCTCCGTGCCACGCTTTGGGGCTGGGAGGTGATGCTTGGCTCCAATCCCGGTGTCCCTTCCGTGCGCCGGGAATACCGGGAAGTTaaaataaggcttttttttGTCCCGTTTTATTCTTTAGAGTCTTATAGTAAAGGGAAGCCTCAACTTGCAAGACAACTCTGGGCAGTATGTACAACATACCTTAGATCCATGGAATGAATTGGCATCaaaatggggatgggggggggggtggggggcacctatggggcagggaggggatgcTAGAGATCAGAGAATGGCACAGGGGAAGGGCGATGGGGAGGGCgacagaggaaaggaaggggggCACAGGATGCACACAGAGAGCACccagcctggctctgtgctGTGGAAAGAGGGGGTGCAGgcgttgtgtgtgtgtgtccccccaaAGCTCCCGCAGGCATTGGGGGCAGTTGGAATTGCACACGCAGAGAATAAATAGcgagacccccccccccccccaacttccTTCCAGTGCTTGTCTGAtgggggggcaggagcagctcccctcGGTGGGGCCTGGCCTTTTTggggggcacacacacacacacacacacacattgagGGGGGCTGCACAGCCTCCCCGTTCAGCTCAGGACTGCTGTGGTCCCCGGGTATAAATAGAAATGCTcatataaaaccagaaaggagGAGGGCGAGGGGCTCGCTGGTTGCTGGcggggggggcaatggggatgtCTCCTTGgagcacacccccccccccccaagtctGTCGGGGCCCTGCTTGGCCGGCTCCCCCCCGGGGCCGGTGCGGTTAGAGCGGGGAAAGGGCCGGGATGGGCTTTGGGAAGCTGCAGTCCGAGAGCCTCTACGAGAGAAGGGAAAGAGTCCTTACACGGCCAAGGGCAGTGGGGGGCCCGGGGGGGGGCCTAACTGGCCTCCATGCGCAGCTTCTTCCTGTTCTGAGGCTCGTCGGGCTCCGAGTCGGAGCTGGAATCGGATCCGCCATCGAAGGCGGAGATGGTGCTGCCCTTGGCGTTGGTGTAGAGGCTGTTGCTGTCCGTCGAGGGGTAACTGGCTTGAAGCTGAGCGCTCGACCTGGCCTTCTCCAGCGCGCGCACTGCAAGGCAGAGCCACCACGTGGATCCCCCGGGCCTTATCCCACCCCGCATCCCACGGGATTCCCTTCGGCTCCTCACCTTGCTGCTCCAGGAGCGCGTTCTGGCGCTTGAGGTCGTCGATGTCCTGCTGGTGCGTGTGGTTTTTCCGGCGCATGTACTGGATGTACTCTGTGGCTTTGTCCAGGATTTGGGCCCGGGATGCCTGTTGCAATAGTGGGAAAAGACAAGAGGCGAGATAAAGACCTAGTCCAGGGAGGATCCATTGGGATTTTGTCCATCCCGTCCCTCCCGCAGCACAGcggcagggaggaaggaggttGCGGTGCCGAGGGCACTGAAGCAGAGCTCTTGGCTTGGGACCCCCGTGGTGAGGGCTGGGAAGGGATGGTTGTGACCTCCCGATGGTGCTGGATTAGGCTGAGAACTGAaacacggaatggtttgggatgaagggagcttaaagctcatccggttccaaccccaaccccttcccctggagcagcttgctccaagcccctgtgtccaacctggccttgagcactgccagggatggggcagccacagcttctctgggcaccctgt
The Lathamus discolor isolate bLatDis1 chromosome 6, bLatDis1.hap1, whole genome shotgun sequence DNA segment above includes these coding regions:
- the MAX gene encoding protein max isoform X2, which codes for MSDNDDIEVESDEEQPRFQSAADKRAHHNALERKRRDHIKDSFHSLRDSVPSLQGEKASRAQILDKATEYIQYMRRKNHTHQQDIDDLKRQNALLEQQVRALEKARSSAQLQASYPSTDSNSLYTNAKGSTISAFDGGSDSSSDSEPDEPQNRKKLRMEAS
- the MAX gene encoding protein max isoform X1; protein product: MSDNDDIEVESDEEQPRFQSAADKRAHHNALERKRRDHIKDSFHSLRDSVPSLQGEKQQASRAQILDKATEYIQYMRRKNHTHQQDIDDLKRQNALLEQQVRALEKARSSAQLQASYPSTDSNSLYTNAKGSTISAFDGGSDSSSDSEPDEPQNRKKLRMEAS